The Pseudomonas iranensis genome includes a window with the following:
- a CDS encoding GAF domain-containing protein: MIDLQQSGQGLEGYGMLAAQLESLLADERDFIANAAQFSAFLFNQLDDLNWAGFYLNRNEELVLGPFQGQIACVRIPFGRGVCGAAAASLQTQRVEDVHAFPGHIACDSASNSELVVPLVKDGRLIGVLDLDSPKLARFGAEDQAGIEQLAAIFLRLTDC; the protein is encoded by the coding sequence ATGATTGATTTGCAACAAAGCGGCCAGGGCCTCGAAGGCTACGGTATGTTGGCCGCGCAACTGGAATCGCTACTGGCGGACGAGCGCGATTTCATCGCCAATGCCGCGCAGTTCTCGGCGTTCCTGTTCAACCAGCTCGATGATCTGAACTGGGCCGGTTTCTACCTCAATCGCAACGAAGAGCTGGTGCTCGGCCCGTTTCAGGGTCAGATCGCTTGCGTGCGCATCCCGTTCGGGCGCGGTGTGTGCGGCGCTGCTGCTGCCAGCCTGCAAACCCAGCGAGTCGAGGATGTGCATGCTTTCCCCGGTCACATCGCCTGCGACAGCGCGTCCAACAGCGAACTGGTTGTGCCGTTGGTCAAGGACGGTCGCCTGATCGGCGTGCTCGACCTCGACAGCCCGAAGTTGGCACGTTTCGGCGCCGAGGATCAGGCCGGCATCGAGCAACTGGCGGCGATTTTCCTGCGCCTGACCGACTGCTGA
- a CDS encoding ATP-binding protein has product MDSRLNAFLERAESVLARIEPLLPAPRPVIDWNTCLAARWQRDGRSGYLLPLEVSLDMRLSDLIGVDRQLEQLGRNTQQFLDGMPANHALLWGSRGTGKSSLVRALLAEHAAAGLRLIEIERDHLADLPRVVEQVAKLPQRFVLFCDDLSFESGEGDYRVLKSVLDGSLEQAPDNVLLYATSNRRHLVPEKESDNENWKRVDGELHPSEAVEDKIALSDRFGLWLSFYPFTQEHFLNVVEHWIGQLAAKAGLSWQRDEALDILAVRWATGRGNRNGRCAYQFARYWVGLKLLEHKA; this is encoded by the coding sequence GTGGATTCCCGATTGAATGCTTTTCTTGAACGCGCCGAGTCGGTTCTGGCGCGAATCGAACCACTGTTGCCGGCACCGCGCCCCGTCATTGACTGGAACACATGCCTGGCAGCGCGCTGGCAGCGTGACGGTCGCAGCGGCTACCTGTTGCCGCTGGAAGTCAGCCTCGACATGCGTCTGTCCGACCTGATCGGCGTCGACCGTCAGTTGGAGCAGTTGGGGCGCAACACACAACAATTTCTTGATGGCATGCCGGCCAACCACGCCTTGCTCTGGGGCTCGCGCGGTACCGGCAAGTCTTCGCTGGTGCGTGCGTTGCTGGCCGAGCACGCCGCTGCCGGCCTGCGTCTGATCGAGATCGAACGCGATCACTTGGCTGACCTGCCACGGGTGGTCGAGCAAGTCGCCAAATTGCCGCAACGTTTCGTGCTGTTCTGCGATGACCTGTCGTTCGAATCCGGCGAAGGCGACTATCGCGTGCTGAAAAGCGTGCTCGACGGTTCGCTCGAGCAGGCCCCTGACAACGTCTTGTTGTACGCCACTTCCAACCGCCGCCACCTGGTGCCGGAAAAGGAAAGCGACAACGAAAACTGGAAGCGCGTCGACGGCGAACTGCACCCGAGCGAAGCGGTGGAAGACAAGATCGCCTTGTCTGACCGTTTCGGTCTGTGGCTGTCGTTCTACCCGTTTACCCAGGAACATTTTCTCAACGTCGTCGAGCACTGGATCGGCCAGTTGGCCGCCAAGGCCGGCCTGAGCTGGCAGCGCGACGAAGCACTGGACATCCTCGCCGTGCGCTGGGCCACCGGCCGCGGTAATCGCAACGGACGTTGCGCGTATCAATTCGCCCGCTACTGGGTGGGACTGAAATTGCTGGAGCACAAGGCATGA
- a CDS encoding pyridoxal phosphate-dependent aminotransferase, with translation MQFSKSNKLANVCYDIRGPVLKHAKRLEEEGQRILKLNIGNPAPFGFEAPDEILQDVIRNLPTAQGYSDSKGLFSARKAVMQYYQQKQVEGVGIEDIYLGNGVSELIVMSLQALLNNGDEVLVPAPDYPLWTAAVSLAGGNAVHYLCDEGADWFPDLADIKAKITPNTKAMVIINPNNPTGAVYSKEVLLGMLEIARAHNLVVFSDEIYDKILYDDAVHICTASLAPDLLCLTFNGLSKSYRVAGFRSGWIAISGPKHNAQSYIEGIDMLANMRLCANVPSQHAIQTALGGYQSINDLVLPQGRLLEQRNRTWELLNDIPGVSCVKPMGALYAFPKIDPKVCPIHNDEKFVLDLLLSEKLLVVQGTAFNWPWPDHFRVVTLPRVDDLEMAIGRIGNFLKSYRQ, from the coding sequence ATGCAGTTCAGCAAATCGAACAAGCTCGCCAACGTCTGCTACGACATTCGCGGCCCGGTGCTCAAGCACGCCAAACGACTGGAAGAGGAAGGCCAGCGCATCCTCAAGCTGAACATCGGCAACCCGGCGCCGTTTGGTTTCGAAGCGCCGGACGAAATCCTCCAGGACGTGATCCGCAACCTGCCGACCGCGCAGGGCTACAGCGATTCCAAAGGCCTGTTCAGCGCGCGCAAGGCGGTGATGCAGTACTACCAGCAGAAGCAGGTTGAAGGTGTCGGCATCGAAGACATCTACCTGGGCAACGGTGTGTCCGAGCTGATCGTGATGTCGCTGCAGGCGCTGCTCAACAACGGCGACGAAGTGCTGGTGCCAGCCCCGGACTATCCGCTGTGGACCGCTGCCGTCAGCCTCGCTGGCGGTAACGCTGTGCATTATCTGTGCGACGAAGGCGCCGACTGGTTCCCGGATCTGGCCGACATCAAGGCCAAGATCACCCCGAACACCAAGGCCATGGTGATCATCAACCCGAACAACCCGACCGGTGCGGTGTACTCGAAGGAAGTGTTGCTGGGCATGCTGGAAATCGCCCGGGCGCACAATCTGGTGGTGTTCTCCGATGAGATCTACGACAAGATTCTCTATGACGACGCCGTGCACATCTGCACCGCTTCGCTGGCGCCGGACCTGCTCTGCCTGACCTTCAACGGCCTGTCGAAATCCTACCGCGTGGCCGGTTTCCGCTCCGGCTGGATTGCCATTTCCGGGCCGAAACACAACGCGCAGAGTTACATCGAAGGCATCGACATGCTGGCCAACATGCGCCTGTGCGCCAACGTGCCGAGCCAGCACGCGATCCAGACCGCGCTGGGCGGCTACCAGAGCATCAACGATCTGGTGCTGCCGCAGGGTCGCCTGCTGGAGCAGCGCAATCGCACCTGGGAGTTGCTTAACGATATTCCCGGCGTCAGCTGCGTGAAGCCGATGGGCGCGCTGTACGCGTTCCCGAAAATCGACCCGAAGGTCTGCCCGATCCACAACGACGAGAAATTCGTGCTTGATCTGCTGCTTTCCGAGAAGCTGCTGGTGGTGCAGGGCACGGCGTTCAACTGGCCGTGGCCGGATCACTTCCGCGTGGTCACCCTGCCCCGCGTCGATGATCTGGAAATGGCCATCGGCCGCATCGGCAACTTCCTCAAGTCCTACCGCCAGTAA
- a CDS encoding thiopurine S-methyltransferase, with translation MQPEFWYKKWDSNQIGFHQSEANPYLQRYWPELAIAPSARVLVPLCGKSLDLLWLAGQGHQVLGVELSEKAVEEFFSEHQLQPQISEKGAFKVYRSDAIELWCGDFFALTAEDVAGCTALYDRAALIALPDAMRQRYAAHLQQLLAPEMKGLVITLDYDQTQIPGPPFAVNDDEVQRLLGQGWQVENLEERDILAVSPKFLQGGVEWLVERVYRVSSR, from the coding sequence ATGCAGCCTGAGTTTTGGTACAAGAAATGGGATTCGAACCAGATCGGCTTTCATCAGTCCGAGGCCAACCCGTATTTGCAGCGTTACTGGCCGGAGCTGGCGATTGCACCGTCGGCGCGTGTGCTGGTGCCGCTGTGCGGGAAGAGTCTGGATCTGCTCTGGCTTGCCGGGCAGGGACATCAGGTGCTTGGAGTGGAGCTATCGGAAAAGGCTGTCGAGGAGTTTTTCAGCGAACATCAGTTGCAGCCGCAGATCAGCGAGAAGGGCGCATTCAAGGTTTATCGCAGTGATGCCATCGAACTGTGGTGCGGGGATTTTTTCGCGCTGACGGCAGAGGATGTTGCCGGTTGCACCGCGCTGTACGACCGCGCCGCGCTGATTGCCTTGCCGGACGCGATGCGTCAGCGCTATGCGGCGCATCTGCAGCAGTTGCTGGCGCCGGAGATGAAAGGGCTGGTGATTACCCTGGATTACGATCAGACGCAGATTCCGGGGCCGCCGTTTGCGGTGAATGATGATGAGGTGCAGCGGTTGCTCGGCCAGGGTTGGCAGGTGGAGAACCTGGAAGAGCGGGATATTCTGGCTGTGAGCCCGAAGTTTCTGCAGGGCGGGGTTGAGTGGTTGGTGGAGCGGGTTTATCGGGTTTCTTCCAGATAG
- the msrB gene encoding peptide-methionine (R)-S-oxide reductase MsrB, whose product MEKLQKTLEEWRAMLDPEQYNVCRLSATERPFSGKYNDTKTDGVYHCVCCNEPLFDSKTKFDSGCGWPSFYAPIGDSAMAEIRDTSHGMIRTEVKCARCDAHLGHVFPDGPPPTGLRYCINSVCLNLEPRE is encoded by the coding sequence ATGGAAAAGTTGCAGAAAACCCTGGAAGAATGGCGTGCCATGCTCGACCCCGAGCAGTACAACGTCTGCCGTCTGAGTGCCACCGAGCGTCCGTTCTCGGGCAAATACAACGACACCAAAACCGACGGTGTCTACCACTGTGTCTGCTGCAACGAGCCTTTGTTCGATTCCAAGACCAAATTCGACTCCGGCTGCGGCTGGCCGAGCTTTTATGCGCCGATCGGCGATAGCGCGATGGCTGAGATCCGCGACACCAGCCACGGCATGATCCGCACCGAAGTGAAATGCGCGCGCTGCGATGCGCATCTGGGGCACGTATTCCCGGATGGCCCGCCACCGACCGGCCTGCGTTATTGCATCAACTCGGTGTGCCTGAATCTCGAGCCGCGCGAATAA
- a CDS encoding DODA-type extradiol aromatic ring-opening family dioxygenase, with the protein MLPSLFISHGSPMLALEPGASGPALARLAAELPRPKAIVIVSAHWESQELLVSSHPHPETWHDFGGFPRALFEVQYPAPGNAQLAAEVAELLNAHDLPARLDPQRPFDHGVWVPLSLMYPQADLPVVQVSLPSRGGPALQTRVGRALASLREQGILLIGSGSITHNLRELDWHAGPESIEPWARSFRDWMIDKLAANDETALHDYRQQAPNAVRSHPSDEHLLPLYFARGAGGIFSVAHQGFTMGALGMDIYRFG; encoded by the coding sequence ATGTTGCCCAGCCTGTTTATCTCCCACGGTTCACCGATGCTGGCGCTGGAGCCCGGTGCCAGCGGCCCGGCACTGGCGCGACTGGCCGCCGAACTGCCGCGTCCCAAAGCCATCGTCATCGTCTCTGCACACTGGGAAAGCCAGGAACTGCTGGTCAGCAGCCACCCGCATCCGGAAACCTGGCACGACTTCGGCGGTTTCCCCCGTGCGCTGTTTGAAGTGCAGTACCCGGCACCGGGCAATGCGCAGCTGGCCGCCGAAGTAGCTGAACTGCTGAACGCCCATGACTTGCCGGCGCGGCTCGATCCGCAACGACCGTTTGATCATGGTGTTTGGGTGCCACTGTCGTTGATGTATCCGCAGGCCGACCTTCCGGTGGTGCAAGTTTCGCTGCCGAGTCGTGGCGGGCCGGCGTTACAGACGCGGGTTGGCCGTGCGCTGGCGAGCCTGCGCGAACAAGGCATTCTGTTGATCGGCTCCGGCAGCATCACCCACAACCTGCGCGAGCTGGACTGGCATGCCGGCCCGGAAAGCATTGAACCGTGGGCGCGTAGTTTCCGTGACTGGATGATCGACAAGCTGGCCGCCAACGATGAAACGGCGCTGCATGATTATCGCCAACAGGCGCCGAATGCTGTGCGCAGCCACCCGAGTGATGAGCATTTGTTGCCGCTGTACTTTGCTCGCGGTGCCGGCGGGATTTTCAGCGTGGCGCATCAGGGTTTCACGATGGGGGCGCTGGGTATGGATATTTATCGCTTCGGTTGA
- a CDS encoding MarR family winged helix-turn-helix transcriptional regulator, with protein sequence MSQPGDSLKLDSQLCFKLYAASRAVIRAYKPMLDQLGLTYPQYLAMLVLWEWQDAAPEQPTVKALGERLALDSGTLTPLLKRLEQIDLVQRRRSARDEREMHLSLTPAGAALRERVGPLKARLLCDSGVDLDRLNDLRAGLDHLLGQIKALA encoded by the coding sequence ATGAGCCAGCCGGGTGACTCGCTGAAGCTCGACAGCCAGTTGTGCTTCAAGCTGTACGCGGCCTCGCGGGCGGTGATTCGCGCCTATAAGCCGATGCTCGATCAGTTGGGCCTGACCTACCCGCAGTACCTGGCGATGCTGGTGCTGTGGGAGTGGCAGGATGCTGCGCCGGAGCAACCGACGGTCAAGGCCTTGGGCGAGCGTCTGGCGCTGGACTCGGGGACATTGACGCCATTGCTCAAGCGTCTGGAGCAGATCGATCTGGTCCAGCGCAGGCGCTCGGCGCGCGACGAACGTGAGATGCACCTGAGCCTGACGCCTGCCGGAGCCGCATTGCGCGAGCGGGTCGGGCCACTGAAGGCGCGCCTGCTCTGCGACAGTGGCGTTGATCTTGACCGGCTCAACGACTTGCGCGCTGGCCTCGATCACTTGCTCGGGCAAATCAAAGCGCTGGCGTAG
- a CDS encoding hybrid sensor histidine kinase/response regulator — MDIKFTHRLSYKQARLTVLVGFILGTLLSLLQIGIDYASEDASINREILALLEISHNPASRIAYNIDAELAQELTLGLLRSPAIIAAQLIDNNETVLANVKRPELQSSYRLISDFLFGAKRHFEDRLYLDHLPNESLGVLKLEVDTYAFGSRFLRRAEVTLLNGFARSLLLTGILLALFYVMLTKPLVRVIRELSGRDPRSAEPTTLECPAGHGNDEIGVLVKVANQQFENIATEIQQRRTAENRLTEYLAQLEDIVSARTAELKAINARLSQSNEELEVARRTALDMAEARSAFLANMSHEIRTPLNGLLGMIALSLDGPLNAEQQQQLSIAHDSGKVLVELLNDILDLSKFDAGQLELENIPFDLGSLIEDTANLLSQNAAPSVELTCLIEPHFPALVLGDPTRVRQIVSNLLSNALKFTRFGRVDVRLSAHKGGVRIEVCDTGIGIAQEAQVKIFQPFTQAGAGITRQYGGTGLGLALTYNLCEAMQGRLTISSESGFGSQFCAELPLPSHTRALPPIPLRGKVLAITAASSGLAELLKSLLPVWGLEYTQRTIDDSLLGLNPDVLITDCPECLFGLRPSITAPILLVTAYGSFLPSEEAAALAPLQQQARPLARNALYQHLRRILQPEVAALTEAQADASPSARRGKVLLVEDNPVNQLVAKGMLGKLGCDVVVAGHGAEALDQLEFADFDLVLMDCNMPVMDGYEASRQIRQSGRWPNLPIVALTANAMSEERERCRAAGMSDYLAKPFRREELAALLDQWMPTTPAL; from the coding sequence ATGGATATCAAATTCACCCACCGGCTGTCTTACAAGCAAGCCAGGCTTACCGTGCTGGTCGGGTTCATTCTGGGCACCCTGCTCAGTCTGCTGCAGATCGGCATCGATTATGCCAGCGAAGACGCTTCCATCAACCGGGAAATCCTCGCACTGCTGGAAATCAGCCACAATCCGGCCTCGCGCATCGCCTATAACATCGACGCCGAACTGGCGCAGGAGCTCACCCTCGGCCTGCTGCGCTCGCCGGCGATCATCGCCGCGCAACTGATCGACAACAACGAGACCGTGCTGGCCAACGTCAAACGCCCGGAACTGCAGAGCAGCTATCGGCTGATCAGCGACTTCCTGTTCGGCGCCAAGCGTCATTTCGAAGATCGCCTGTACCTCGACCATTTGCCCAACGAATCCCTCGGCGTCCTCAAACTGGAAGTCGACACTTACGCCTTTGGCAGCCGCTTCTTGCGCCGCGCGGAAGTCACCCTGCTCAACGGTTTCGCCCGCAGCCTGCTGCTGACCGGGATCCTCCTGGCGCTGTTCTACGTGATGCTGACCAAACCACTGGTGCGGGTCATCCGTGAACTCAGCGGCCGCGACCCGCGCAGCGCCGAGCCGACCACGCTTGAGTGCCCGGCCGGCCACGGCAACGATGAGATCGGCGTGCTGGTCAAAGTCGCCAATCAGCAGTTCGAGAACATCGCCACCGAAATCCAGCAACGGCGCACCGCGGAAAACCGCCTGACCGAATACCTCGCGCAACTGGAAGACATCGTTTCGGCGCGCACCGCCGAACTCAAGGCAATCAACGCCCGCCTCAGTCAATCCAACGAAGAACTGGAAGTAGCACGCCGCACCGCGCTGGACATGGCCGAAGCGCGTTCGGCGTTTCTGGCCAACATGAGCCATGAAATCCGTACACCACTCAACGGTCTGCTGGGGATGATCGCGCTGTCGCTGGACGGCCCGCTCAACGCCGAGCAGCAGCAACAACTGTCGATCGCCCACGACTCGGGCAAGGTGCTGGTGGAACTGCTCAACGATATTCTCGACCTGTCGAAATTCGACGCCGGGCAACTGGAGCTGGAAAACATCCCGTTCGACCTCGGCTCGCTGATCGAGGACACCGCCAACCTGCTCTCGCAGAACGCCGCGCCGAGCGTCGAGCTGACCTGCCTGATCGAGCCGCACTTCCCGGCGCTGGTGCTGGGCGACCCGACCCGGGTGCGCCAGATCGTCAGCAACCTGCTGTCCAACGCGCTGAAATTCACCCGTTTCGGTCGGGTCGATGTGCGCCTGTCGGCACACAAGGGTGGCGTGCGCATCGAAGTCTGCGACACCGGCATCGGCATCGCCCAGGAAGCGCAAGTGAAAATCTTCCAGCCGTTCACCCAGGCCGGCGCTGGTATCACCCGTCAGTACGGCGGTACCGGGCTGGGGCTCGCGCTGACGTACAACCTGTGCGAGGCGATGCAGGGTCGACTGACCATCAGTTCCGAAAGCGGCTTCGGCAGCCAGTTCTGCGCAGAACTGCCACTGCCCTCTCACACCCGCGCGCTGCCGCCGATACCGTTACGCGGCAAGGTTCTCGCCATCACCGCTGCCAGCAGTGGCCTGGCGGAATTGCTGAAAAGCCTGTTGCCGGTGTGGGGCCTGGAATACACGCAGCGCACTATTGATGATTCGCTGCTGGGCCTGAATCCGGATGTGCTGATCACCGATTGTCCGGAATGCCTGTTCGGTCTGCGCCCGAGCATCACCGCGCCGATTCTGCTGGTGACTGCTTACGGCAGTTTTCTGCCCAGCGAAGAAGCCGCCGCCCTCGCCCCCTTGCAGCAGCAGGCCCGGCCGCTGGCGCGCAACGCGCTGTACCAGCATCTGCGACGGATTCTGCAACCGGAGGTCGCCGCCCTCACCGAAGCGCAAGCGGACGCCTCGCCGTCCGCGCGCCGCGGCAAGGTGCTGCTGGTCGAGGACAACCCGGTCAATCAACTGGTGGCAAAAGGCATGCTTGGCAAGCTTGGCTGCGATGTGGTGGTGGCGGGGCATGGCGCCGAGGCGCTGGATCAGCTGGAGTTTGCCGATTTCGATCTGGTGCTGATGGACTGCAACATGCCGGTGATGGATGGCTATGAAGCCAGTCGGCAGATTCGCCAGAGCGGGCGCTGGCCGAATCTGCCGATTGTCGCGCTGACCGCCAACGCCATGTCCGAGGAACGCGAACGCTGCCGCGCGGCGGGCATGAGTGACTATCTGGCCAAACCGTTTCGCCGCGAAGAACTCGCCGCGCTGCTCGATCAGTGGATGCCGACTACGCCAGCGCTTTGA
- the htpX gene encoding protease HtpX, producing MMRILLFLATNLAVVLIASITLSLFGFNGFMAANGVDLDLSQLLVFCAVFGFAGSLFSLFISKWMAKMSTGTQIISQPRTRHEQWLLQTVEQLSREAGIKMPEVGIFPAYEANAFATGWNKNDALVAVSQGLLERFSPDEVKAVLAHEIGHVANGDMVTLALIQGVVNTFVMFFARIIGNFVDKVIFKNEEGQGIAYYVATIFAELVLGILASAIVMWFSRKREFRADEAGARLAGTSAMIGALQRLRAEQGLPVHMPDTLNAFGINGGIKQGFARMFMSHPPLEERIDALRRRG from the coding sequence ATGATGCGCATCCTGCTGTTTTTGGCCACTAACCTGGCGGTCGTGCTGATAGCCAGCATCACCCTGAGCCTGTTCGGCTTCAACGGGTTCATGGCGGCCAACGGGGTCGACCTCGACCTCAGTCAGCTGCTGGTCTTCTGTGCGGTCTTTGGTTTCGCCGGCTCGCTGTTCTCGCTGTTCATCTCCAAGTGGATGGCGAAGATGAGCACCGGTACGCAAATCATCAGCCAGCCACGCACTCGTCATGAGCAATGGCTGCTGCAAACGGTCGAGCAATTGTCCCGCGAAGCCGGGATCAAGATGCCTGAAGTCGGGATTTTCCCGGCCTACGAAGCGAATGCTTTCGCCACCGGCTGGAACAAGAACGACGCGCTGGTCGCGGTCAGCCAGGGCCTGCTCGAGCGATTCTCGCCCGATGAAGTGAAAGCCGTACTGGCCCACGAAATCGGTCACGTCGCCAACGGCGACATGGTCACGCTGGCGCTGATCCAGGGCGTGGTGAACACCTTTGTGATGTTCTTCGCGCGGATCATCGGCAACTTCGTCGACAAGGTCATCTTCAAGAACGAAGAAGGCCAGGGCATCGCCTACTACGTGGCGACCATCTTCGCCGAACTGGTGCTGGGCATCCTCGCCAGCGCAATCGTCATGTGGTTCTCGCGCAAGCGCGAATTCCGTGCCGACGAAGCCGGCGCCCGCCTGGCCGGTACCAGCGCGATGATTGGCGCTCTGCAACGTCTGCGTGCCGAACAGGGCCTGCCGGTGCACATGCCCGACACCCTGAACGCCTTCGGCATCAACGGTGGCATCAAACAGGGCTTCGCCCGCATGTTCATGAGCCACCCGCCGCTGGAAGAGCGTATTGACGCACTGCGTCGTCGCGGTTGA
- a CDS encoding glutathione peroxidase, with the protein MSDNLLNIPCTTIKGEQKTLADFAGKAVLVVNTASKCGFTPQYKGLEELWQTYKDQGLVVLGFPCNQFGKQEPGNEGAISEFCELNFGVSFPLFKKIDVNGADAHPLFVQLKKRAPGLLGSQGIKWNFTKFLIGKDGQLVKRFAPTTKPQDLSGEIEALLK; encoded by the coding sequence ATGAGCGACAACCTGCTGAATATCCCGTGCACCACCATCAAGGGTGAGCAAAAGACCTTGGCCGATTTCGCCGGCAAAGCCGTGCTGGTGGTCAATACCGCGAGCAAGTGTGGCTTCACTCCGCAATACAAGGGCCTCGAAGAACTCTGGCAGACCTACAAGGACCAGGGGCTGGTGGTGTTGGGTTTCCCGTGCAACCAGTTCGGCAAACAGGAGCCGGGCAATGAGGGCGCCATCAGCGAGTTCTGCGAGCTGAATTTCGGCGTCAGCTTCCCGCTGTTCAAGAAGATCGACGTCAACGGCGCCGATGCTCACCCGCTGTTCGTGCAGTTGAAGAAGCGCGCCCCGGGCCTGCTCGGCTCGCAGGGCATCAAGTGGAACTTCACCAAGTTCCTGATCGGCAAGGATGGCCAGTTGGTCAAGCGTTTCGCGCCGACGACCAAACCGCAGGACCTGAGCGGCGAGATCGAAGCTTTGCTGAAATGA
- a CDS encoding DEAD/DEAH box helicase codes for MTQETGGFAAFNLNPNILAAVAATGYEEPSAIQQQSIPIIMAGQDMIGQAQTGTGKTAAFALPILHRIDPAKREPQALILAPTRELALQVATAFETYAKQMPGVTVVAVYGGAPMGPQLKAIRNGAQIVVATPGRLCDHLRRDEKVLSTVNHLVLDEADEMLKLGFMDDLEVIFKALPSTRQTVLFSATLPQSIRAIAERHLRDPQHVKIQTKTQTVTAIEQAHLLVHADQKTSAVLSLLEVEDFDALIMFVRTKQATLDLASALDAKGYKAAALNGDIAQNQRERVIDSLKDGRLDIVVATDVAARGLDVPRITHVFNVDMPYDPESYVHRIGRTGRAGREGRALLLVTPRERRMLQVIERVTGQKVAEVRLPDAQAVLDARIKKLTNSLSPLVADAESTHGELLDRLTADIGCTPRALAAALLRKATNGQALNLAAIEKERPLVPNNAPRGDRPERSGDRPDRGDRERRAPMPLGEGRARCRTALGARDGIAAKNLLGAILNEGGLAREAIGRIQVRDSFSLVELPEEGLEKLLTKLKDTRVAGKQLKLRRYRED; via the coding sequence ATGACCCAGGAAACCGGCGGATTCGCCGCTTTTAATCTCAACCCGAATATTCTTGCAGCCGTCGCAGCGACTGGCTACGAAGAGCCTTCGGCGATTCAGCAGCAATCGATCCCGATCATCATGGCCGGCCAGGACATGATTGGCCAGGCGCAAACCGGTACCGGTAAAACCGCCGCGTTCGCACTGCCTATTCTGCACCGCATCGATCCTGCCAAGCGCGAACCGCAAGCCCTGATCCTGGCGCCAACCCGAGAGTTGGCGCTGCAAGTAGCAACCGCTTTTGAAACCTACGCCAAGCAAATGCCAGGCGTCACCGTCGTGGCTGTCTACGGCGGCGCGCCGATGGGCCCGCAACTCAAGGCAATCCGTAATGGCGCACAGATTGTTGTCGCTACTCCGGGTCGTCTGTGCGACCACCTGCGTCGCGACGAGAAAGTCCTGTCGACCGTGAACCATCTGGTTCTCGACGAAGCTGACGAAATGTTGAAGCTGGGCTTCATGGATGACCTGGAAGTCATCTTCAAGGCTCTGCCATCGACCCGCCAGACCGTGCTGTTCTCGGCGACCCTGCCGCAGTCGATCCGCGCCATTGCCGAACGCCACCTGCGCGATCCGCAACACGTCAAGATCCAGACCAAGACCCAGACCGTTACCGCGATCGAACAGGCTCACCTGTTGGTTCACGCTGACCAGAAAACCTCGGCCGTACTCAGCCTGCTGGAAGTCGAAGATTTCGACGCCCTGATCATGTTCGTGCGCACCAAGCAAGCGACCCTGGACCTGGCCAGCGCCCTCGACGCCAAAGGCTACAAAGCCGCCGCGTTGAACGGTGACATCGCCCAGAACCAGCGTGAGCGCGTGATCGACTCGCTCAAGGATGGCCGTCTGGACATCGTTGTCGCGACCGACGTTGCTGCCCGTGGGCTGGACGTTCCGCGCATCACTCACGTGTTCAACGTTGACATGCCGTACGACCCGGAGTCCTACGTGCACCGTATCGGCCGTACCGGCCGTGCCGGTCGCGAAGGTCGTGCACTGCTGCTGGTGACTCCACGTGAGCGCCGCATGCTGCAAGTGATCGAGCGCGTAACCGGTCAGAAAGTTGCCGAAGTACGCCTGCCAGACGCTCAAGCCGTTCTCGATGCTCGCATCAAGAAACTGACCAACAGCCTGTCGCCGCTGGTTGCTGACGCCGAATCGACTCACGGTGAACTGCTTGATCGCCTGACTGCCGACATCGGTTGCACCCCGCGTGCACTGGCTGCTGCGCTGCTGCGCAAGGCCACCAACGGTCAAGCGCTGAACCTGGCAGCGATCGAGAAGGAACGCCCACTGGTGCCGAACAACGCACCGCGTGGCGACCGTCCTGAGCGTTCCGGTGACCGCCCTGATCGTGGTGACCGCGAGCGTCGCGCGCCAATGCCTTTGGGCGAAGGCCGTGCTCGTTGCCGTACCGCGCTGGGTGCGCGTGACGGTATCGCTGCGAAAAACCTGCTGGGCGCCATCCTCAACGAAGGCGGTCTGGCCCGTGAAGCGATCGGTCGCATCCAGGTGCGTGACAGCTTCAGCCTCGTCGAACTGCCGGAAGAAGGTCTGGAAAAGCTCCTGACCAAGCTGAAGGACACTCGCGTGGCTGGTAAGCAGCTCAAGCTGCGTCGCTACCGCGAAGATTGA